One segment of Rhodanobacter thiooxydans DNA contains the following:
- a CDS encoding winged helix-turn-helix domain-containing protein, with protein sequence MRKQSGVRIGRQRHAHLIFDGVASENFVAQVEAMPRIEPENTGIYRFDNILVEPAAHRLERDGRPLPVEPKAYMLLLTLLCHAGEMVSKDALLDIVWGHRHVTPGVLNRAVSQLRHTLGDSSAEPRYIATVHSLGFRFIGTVHYTPPPVDGAVDLPARAPQPQPSAQAQASNGQAEAVRVPYRRRFADGDPFLNFIDLKPCLGQLANWAALLPWGDTQRRAILAVLSLEYARLGESGVATPSLVYHRAVLAALEGEREAAIAVLGQAIDEGFRDDLALRHDLAWRPLADDADFHQQQQRLDALLATERTLPDPLPTS encoded by the coding sequence ATGCGCAAGCAATCGGGTGTTCGCATCGGCCGGCAACGTCACGCGCATCTAATCTTTGACGGCGTAGCTTCAGAAAACTTCGTGGCCCAGGTCGAAGCCATGCCTCGAATCGAGCCTGAAAACACCGGAATCTATCGGTTCGACAATATCCTGGTCGAGCCAGCCGCGCACCGACTGGAGCGCGACGGTCGGCCGTTGCCGGTGGAACCCAAGGCCTACATGCTGCTGCTGACCCTGCTGTGCCATGCCGGCGAGATGGTAAGCAAGGACGCGCTGCTGGATATCGTCTGGGGACATCGTCACGTCACACCCGGCGTACTCAACCGGGCGGTTTCGCAACTGCGCCACACGCTGGGTGATTCGTCTGCGGAGCCGCGCTACATCGCCACCGTGCACAGCCTGGGCTTCCGCTTCATCGGCACGGTGCATTACACGCCCCCTCCGGTGGATGGCGCCGTCGATTTGCCGGCCAGGGCACCGCAGCCGCAGCCGTCGGCCCAGGCGCAGGCCTCGAACGGACAAGCGGAGGCCGTGCGAGTCCCTTACCGCCGCCGCTTCGCCGACGGCGACCCGTTCCTGAACTTCATCGACCTGAAGCCATGCCTGGGCCAACTCGCCAATTGGGCGGCCCTGTTGCCATGGGGCGACACGCAACGCCGAGCCATCCTCGCGGTCCTGAGCCTGGAATACGCACGCCTGGGCGAAAGTGGCGTGGCGACACCGTCGCTGGTCTACCACAGGGCGGTACTGGCCGCGCTGGAAGGCGAGCGGGAAGCAGCCATCGCCGTCCTGGGCCAGGCGATCGACGAAGGTTTCCGCGACGACCTTGCCTTGCGGCACGACCTGGCCTGGCGCCCACTGGCCGATGATGCGGACTTCCACCAGCAGCAGCAGCGACTTGACGCACTGCTTGCCACCGAACGGACGCTGCCCGATCCACTGCCAACATCCTGA
- a CDS encoding YbaY family lipoprotein — MRKTVLSLMSVAALALAGCSNAPDSSQPAGPAAPASAKTAAATPQIPNQVSGTISLRAGTPAPSANATLVLNLADVSSTAAGSAPLASKTAPAGTFPQPFTLSFNPAEVKPNDLYVIQATLTDGDRKYTMPIQAPVLAKGSKNDGVAIELVAEQTPSEKILAEFAEAKAQIGGMKISHGTKLEANDSRGWQLFRQAGEVKYIREEVDYGDKGYTSTDYAYKGDKPWAIVQETKASRDGKPSAIDRAGWSDDGTLVLKQHQVGGDVQPLDPAVAATLKKQAMAILGIATGGKNK; from the coding sequence ATGCGCAAGACGGTTTTGTCGCTGATGTCGGTTGCGGCACTGGCCCTGGCGGGTTGCAGCAATGCTCCCGATTCGTCTCAGCCGGCGGGTCCCGCTGCGCCCGCTTCCGCGAAAACGGCTGCGGCCACGCCGCAGATTCCGAACCAGGTGAGCGGCACGATCTCGCTGCGCGCCGGCACGCCCGCGCCGTCGGCGAATGCCACCCTGGTGCTGAACCTGGCGGACGTGTCGTCCACCGCCGCGGGTTCCGCCCCGCTGGCCAGCAAGACCGCGCCGGCCGGCACGTTCCCGCAGCCGTTCACGCTGAGCTTCAACCCGGCCGAAGTGAAGCCGAATGATCTGTACGTGATCCAGGCGACCCTGACCGACGGCGACCGCAAGTACACGATGCCGATCCAGGCGCCGGTGCTGGCCAAGGGCAGCAAGAACGACGGCGTGGCGATCGAACTGGTGGCCGAACAGACGCCCAGCGAGAAGATCCTGGCCGAGTTCGCCGAGGCGAAGGCGCAGATCGGCGGCATGAAGATCAGCCACGGCACCAAGCTGGAGGCCAATGATTCGCGCGGCTGGCAGCTGTTCCGCCAGGCCGGCGAAGTGAAGTACATCCGCGAAGAAGTCGATTACGGCGACAAGGGCTACACCAGCACCGACTACGCCTACAAGGGCGACAAGCCGTGGGCGATCGTGCAGGAGACCAAGGCCAGCCGCGATGGCAAGCCGAGCGCGATCGACCGCGCCGGCTGGAGCGACGACGGCACGCTGGTGCTGAAGCAGCACCAGGTCGGCGGCGACGTGCAGCCGCTCGATCCGGCGGTGGCGGCGACGCTGAAGAAGCAGGCCATGGCCATCCTCGGCATCGCGACCGGCGGCAAGAACAAGTAA
- a CDS encoding RDD family protein, whose protein sequence is MEIWIGRDGERHGPYKEDDVRAWLRSGQLSAADLAWHEGLADWQPLSVLFPDETRSVPAAPSTTPLPSTNAATLEDCAGFWKRFAAWVIDYLILLVPVFMIALSMGATTAFEHFMTQIQGGATPTLAMEEYARAVRPATMWALLVGYLYYAFFECSAWQATPGKLALGLRVTDLEGRRISLGRSLARNAVRLTNVLTALIPLVCYLAVAWTTRKQGFHDLLAKTLVLNGRASEFKPSQAASGNGNTFRA, encoded by the coding sequence ATGGAAATCTGGATCGGCCGTGACGGCGAACGGCATGGCCCGTACAAGGAAGACGACGTGCGCGCGTGGCTGCGCAGCGGCCAGCTGAGCGCGGCCGACCTGGCCTGGCACGAAGGCCTCGCCGACTGGCAGCCGTTGTCGGTGCTGTTCCCCGATGAAACTCGCAGCGTGCCGGCCGCTCCTTCCACGACGCCATTACCGTCAACCAACGCCGCGACCCTGGAAGATTGTGCCGGCTTCTGGAAGCGATTCGCCGCCTGGGTGATCGATTACCTGATCCTGCTGGTTCCGGTCTTCATGATTGCGCTGTCCATGGGCGCCACCACCGCATTCGAGCATTTCATGACACAAATCCAGGGCGGCGCCACGCCCACCCTGGCGATGGAGGAATACGCCAGGGCCGTTCGTCCGGCCACGATGTGGGCACTGCTGGTGGGCTATCTCTACTACGCCTTCTTCGAATGCTCCGCCTGGCAGGCCACGCCGGGCAAGCTGGCGCTGGGCCTGCGCGTCACCGACCTGGAAGGAAGGCGCATCAGCCTCGGGCGCAGCCTGGCCCGCAACGCGGTTCGACTGACCAATGTCCTGACCGCCCTGATCCCCCTCGTCTGCTATCTGGCGGTGGCATGGACCACCCGCAAGCAGGGCTTTCACGACCTGCTGGCCAAGACCCTGGTACTGAACGGCCGCGCCAGCGAGTTCAAGCCGAGCCAGGCAGCGTCCGGCAACGGCAACACCTTCCGCGCCTGA
- a CDS encoding Tex family protein has translation MLSIEQRIANDIAARTEQVRAAVDLLDGGATVPFIARYRKEVTGGLDDTQLRLLEERLRYLRELEERRAAILASVEEQGKLGDALKADLLAADTKARLEDLYLPFKPKRRTKAQIAREAGLEPLATGLREDPTLTPEAFAESFVDAEKGVADVRAALDGARAILMESIAEDAHLVGELRDWLWAQGQIRAKVVEGKENEGAKFRDYFDHVEPIGKIPSHRLLALMRARNEGVIELELAPAADSEQGHAEGEGRVAAHANIHNRGRAADAWLRETVRLTWRVKLHLHLTLDLFGRVREGAEDEAIRVFGDNLKDLMLAAPAGAKTVMGLDPGIRTGCKVAVVDATGKLLATDTIYPLEPRRQWNESLVSLAKLCKQHNVDLIAIGNGTGSRETDKLAGELIRKLPEAKLSKIVVSEAGASVYSASEFAAKEFPQLDVSLRGAVSIARRLQDPLAELVKIEPKAIGVGQYQHDVNQIKLARALDAKVEDCVNAVGVDVNTASAALLARVAGLSASVAENVVKHRDANGPFANRKALLKVPRLGDKAFEQCAGFLRVSSGDNPLDASAVHPEAYPVVERIIAQCGREVRNIIGDAGFLRGLKPEQFTDEKFGVPTVRDILKELEKPGRDPRPEFVAPSFAEGVEDVKDLKPGMILEGRVTNVAAFGAFVDIGVHQDGLVHVSALSHTFVKDPRDAVKAGDIVKVKVMEVDLPRQRIGLSMRLDDEPGQARGGRPGGGNDARAGQRDNRGPRPGSGAAKPTPAPANNAFADALARATKR, from the coding sequence ATGCTCAGCATCGAACAACGCATTGCCAACGACATCGCCGCCAGGACCGAACAGGTACGCGCGGCAGTCGACCTGCTCGACGGCGGTGCCACCGTGCCGTTCATCGCACGCTACCGCAAGGAGGTCACCGGCGGCCTCGACGACACCCAGCTGCGTTTGCTGGAGGAACGCCTGCGCTACCTGCGCGAGCTGGAAGAACGGCGTGCGGCGATCCTCGCCAGCGTCGAGGAACAGGGCAAGCTCGGCGATGCGTTGAAGGCCGATCTGCTCGCCGCCGACACCAAGGCGCGGCTGGAGGATCTGTACCTGCCGTTCAAGCCCAAGCGCCGCACCAAGGCGCAGATCGCCCGCGAGGCCGGGCTGGAACCGCTGGCGACCGGCCTGCGCGAAGACCCCACACTGACCCCGGAAGCGTTCGCCGAATCGTTCGTCGATGCAGAAAAGGGCGTCGCCGACGTGCGCGCCGCGCTGGACGGCGCCCGCGCGATCCTGATGGAGTCGATCGCCGAGGACGCGCACCTGGTCGGCGAACTGCGCGACTGGCTGTGGGCGCAGGGGCAGATCCGCGCGAAAGTGGTCGAGGGCAAGGAGAACGAGGGCGCGAAGTTCCGCGACTACTTCGACCACGTCGAACCGATCGGCAAGATCCCCTCGCACCGCCTGCTGGCACTGATGCGTGCGCGCAACGAGGGCGTGATCGAACTCGAGCTCGCGCCCGCCGCCGACAGCGAGCAGGGCCATGCCGAAGGCGAGGGCCGTGTCGCGGCGCACGCGAACATCCACAACCGTGGCCGCGCCGCGGATGCGTGGCTGCGCGAGACGGTGCGCCTGACCTGGCGCGTGAAGCTGCATCTGCATCTCACCCTCGACCTGTTCGGCCGCGTGCGCGAAGGCGCCGAGGACGAGGCGATCCGCGTGTTCGGCGACAACCTCAAGGACCTGATGCTGGCCGCGCCGGCCGGCGCGAAGACGGTGATGGGACTGGATCCCGGCATCCGCACCGGCTGCAAGGTCGCGGTGGTCGACGCCACCGGCAAGCTGCTGGCCACCGACACCATCTATCCGCTGGAGCCGCGGCGGCAGTGGAACGAATCGCTGGTGTCGCTGGCAAAGCTGTGCAAGCAGCACAACGTGGACCTGATCGCGATCGGCAACGGCACCGGCTCGCGCGAGACCGACAAGCTGGCCGGCGAGCTGATCAGGAAGCTGCCCGAGGCGAAGCTGTCGAAGATCGTGGTGAGCGAGGCCGGTGCCTCGGTGTATTCCGCCTCGGAATTCGCCGCGAAGGAATTCCCCCAGCTCGACGTGAGCCTGCGCGGCGCCGTCTCGATCGCGCGCCGCCTGCAGGACCCGCTGGCCGAGCTGGTGAAGATCGAGCCGAAGGCGATCGGCGTGGGCCAGTACCAGCACGACGTGAACCAGATCAAGCTGGCGCGCGCGCTGGATGCGAAGGTGGAGGACTGCGTCAACGCGGTCGGCGTGGACGTCAACACCGCCTCCGCCGCGCTGCTCGCGCGCGTGGCCGGGCTGTCTGCCTCGGTCGCCGAGAACGTGGTCAAGCACCGCGACGCCAACGGCCCGTTCGCCAATCGCAAGGCGCTGCTGAAGGTGCCGCGGCTGGGCGACAAGGCGTTCGAGCAGTGCGCCGGCTTCCTGCGCGTGTCCAGCGGCGACAACCCGCTGGACGCCAGCGCGGTGCATCCGGAAGCCTACCCGGTGGTCGAGCGGATCATCGCGCAGTGCGGCCGTGAGGTGCGCAACATCATCGGCGACGCCGGCTTCCTGCGTGGCCTCAAGCCCGAGCAGTTCACCGACGAGAAATTCGGCGTGCCGACCGTGCGCGACATCCTGAAGGAACTGGAGAAGCCCGGCCGCGACCCGCGCCCGGAGTTCGTCGCGCCGAGCTTCGCCGAGGGCGTCGAGGACGTGAAGGATCTCAAGCCCGGCATGATCCTCGAAGGCCGCGTCACCAACGTGGCCGCGTTCGGCGCCTTCGTCGACATCGGCGTGCACCAGGACGGCCTGGTCCACGTCTCGGCGCTGTCGCACACCTTCGTCAAGGATCCGCGTGATGCGGTGAAGGCCGGCGACATCGTCAAGGTCAAGGTGATGGAGGTGGACCTGCCGCGCCAGCGCATCGGCCTCAGCATGCGGCTGGACGACGAGCCGGGCCAGGCGCGCGGTGGCCGTCCGGGCGGCGGCAACGATGCTCGTGCCGGCCAGCGCGACAACCGCGGCCCGCGCCCGGGTAGCGGCGCAGCAAAGCCGACTCCTGCGCCGGCCAACAACGCATTCGCCGACGCGCTGGCGCGTGCCACCAAGCGTTGA
- the purD gene encoding phosphoribosylamine--glycine ligase: MKVLVIGSGGREHALAWKLRQSPQVDEVIVAPGNAGTAREPGVRNADVAMNDLDGLLQLAKREKIGLTVVGPEVPLVAGVVDRFRAAGLRIFGPRAIAAQLEGSKAFAKDFLQRHNIPTAYYAVFSELNPALAYVREQAHRSGGAPIVIKADGLAAGKGVVVALTLADAELALHDMLGAHSFGDASARVVIEEFLDGEEASYIVMSDGSHALPMASSQDHKRRDENDLGPNTGGMGAYSPAPVVTPEVEQRILKEVIEPTLRGMAAEGAPFIGFLYAGLMIDKSGAPKVIEFNVRFGDPETQPILLRLKSDLVELIDAALDGRLEHARARWDARPAIGVVMAAGGYPGRVRLGDAISGLDALPDSDVKVFHAGTRLDEQGRAVTAGGRVLTVCALGDDIAAARESAYAALSRIHYDGAFCRRDIAHRALRRH, from the coding sequence ATGAAGGTCCTGGTCATCGGCAGCGGCGGGCGCGAACACGCGCTGGCGTGGAAGCTCAGGCAGTCCCCGCAGGTCGACGAGGTGATCGTGGCGCCCGGCAATGCAGGCACCGCGCGCGAGCCGGGCGTGCGCAACGCCGACGTCGCGATGAACGATCTCGATGGCTTGTTGCAGCTGGCGAAGCGCGAAAAAATCGGCTTGACCGTGGTCGGCCCGGAAGTGCCGCTGGTGGCGGGTGTGGTCGACCGCTTCCGCGCCGCCGGCCTGCGCATCTTCGGCCCGCGCGCGATCGCCGCGCAACTGGAAGGCTCCAAGGCATTCGCCAAGGATTTCCTGCAGCGGCACAACATTCCCACCGCGTACTACGCGGTGTTCAGCGAACTGAATCCGGCGCTGGCCTACGTGCGCGAACAGGCCCATCGGAGCGGGGGCGCGCCGATCGTGATCAAGGCCGACGGCCTCGCCGCCGGCAAGGGCGTGGTGGTGGCGCTGACCCTGGCCGATGCGGAGCTGGCGCTGCACGACATGCTCGGTGCGCACAGCTTCGGTGATGCGTCGGCGCGGGTGGTGATCGAGGAATTCCTCGACGGCGAGGAAGCCAGCTACATCGTGATGAGCGACGGCAGCCACGCGCTGCCGATGGCCTCCAGCCAGGACCACAAGCGCCGCGACGAAAACGACCTCGGCCCGAACACCGGCGGCATGGGCGCGTACTCGCCGGCGCCGGTGGTCACGCCGGAGGTCGAGCAGCGCATCCTCAAGGAAGTGATCGAGCCGACCCTGCGCGGCATGGCGGCCGAGGGCGCGCCGTTCATCGGCTTCCTCTACGCCGGCCTGATGATCGACAAGTCGGGCGCGCCGAAGGTGATCGAGTTCAACGTGCGCTTCGGCGATCCGGAAACGCAGCCGATCCTGCTGCGGCTGAAATCGGACCTGGTCGAGCTGATCGATGCGGCGCTGGACGGCCGGCTGGAACATGCCCGGGCGCGCTGGGATGCGCGCCCGGCGATCGGCGTGGTGATGGCGGCCGGCGGTTATCCGGGCCGGGTGCGCCTGGGCGATGCGATCAGCGGCCTCGATGCGCTGCCGGACAGCGACGTGAAGGTCTTCCATGCCGGTACCCGGCTCGACGAACAGGGCCGCGCCGTCACGGCCGGTGGTCGCGTGCTGACCGTGTGCGCGCTGGGCGACGACATCGCCGCGGCGCGCGAAAGCGCCTATGCCGCGCTAAGCCGGATCCATTACGACGGCGCGTTCTGCCGCCGTGACATCGCGCACCGGGCCCTGCGACGCCATTGA
- a CDS encoding multicopper oxidase domain-containing protein produces the protein MSVPDSGKPAHSTWPAVAGTALRVAFGMIWAVSAALTWTADFASHYVGYLHNAATGQPAWSAWWFDMWIALVTPHVGLFVWATRIAETLLALALLLGFARKLTYIVGILFSLLIWSTAEGFGGPYSVGANNIGAAISYVLIFAALIVINLRAGPSPYSLDYLIERRWPGWRRVADWNDKLPLAEVPRLPWRVQGPALAGVLILVALLLAGLHSALNVRSSSPQAAAAAVTPLSLASSQPIEKARDARLPPLQPGDSVEVHITSSNDSVEIASGVQYQAWTFGKTVPGPVIHVRQGQTVNFTLTNRGTMQHSIDFHSAITPPSLHYVDIMPGESITFSFVARVPGAFLYHCGTPPVLLHIGNGMYGAIIVDPATPLPPAQESYVLVQGEWYTQQVSGKLMAGNYEKMQAMQPDEVVFNGAAFQYRDHPLTAKPGDRVRLYVVNAGPSLWSAFHVIGAIFDKVYPGGNPAQAIDGVSTYSVGPGEGAVFDLTLDEAGHYPFVDHAMAHMQLGAQGVLLVGGPNETAAKPPVSKAPVVAAPAAPPPAASGPYQFDPARGASLYATNCAACHQATGLGLPGAFPPLKDNPVVQDADPTKHIEVILKGLQGQVINGTSYPTAMPPFAAALNDADIADIANHERSSWGNQGKPVTAEQVKAVRGSAK, from the coding sequence ATGTCCGTACCTGACAGTGGCAAGCCCGCCCATTCCACTTGGCCGGCGGTCGCCGGCACCGCGCTGCGCGTGGCCTTCGGCATGATCTGGGCGGTGAGCGCCGCGCTCACCTGGACTGCCGATTTCGCCAGCCACTACGTGGGCTACCTGCACAACGCCGCCACCGGGCAGCCGGCATGGTCGGCGTGGTGGTTCGACATGTGGATCGCCCTGGTCACGCCGCACGTGGGGCTGTTCGTGTGGGCCACGCGCATCGCCGAGACGCTGCTGGCGCTGGCGCTGCTGCTGGGCTTCGCACGCAAGCTCACCTACATCGTGGGCATCCTGTTCAGCCTGCTGATCTGGAGCACCGCCGAGGGTTTCGGCGGGCCGTATTCGGTGGGCGCCAACAACATCGGCGCGGCGATCAGCTACGTGCTGATCTTCGCGGCGCTGATCGTGATCAACCTGCGCGCCGGCCCCAGCCCGTACAGCCTGGATTACCTGATCGAGCGCCGCTGGCCCGGCTGGCGCCGCGTGGCCGACTGGAACGACAAGCTGCCGCTGGCCGAAGTGCCGCGCCTGCCCTGGCGCGTGCAGGGACCGGCGCTGGCCGGCGTGCTGATCCTGGTGGCGCTGCTGCTGGCCGGCCTGCACAGCGCGTTGAACGTGCGCTCGTCCAGCCCGCAGGCCGCCGCCGCCGCGGTGACGCCGCTGTCGCTGGCCTCCAGCCAGCCCATCGAGAAAGCCCGCGACGCTCGCCTGCCGCCGCTGCAGCCGGGTGACAGCGTGGAGGTGCACATCACCTCCAGCAACGACAGCGTGGAGATCGCCAGCGGCGTGCAGTACCAGGCCTGGACCTTCGGCAAGACCGTGCCCGGCCCGGTGATCCATGTGCGCCAGGGGCAGACGGTGAACTTCACCCTCACCAACCGCGGCACCATGCAGCATTCGATCGACTTCCACTCGGCGATCACTCCGCCCAGCCTGCACTACGTGGACATCATGCCGGGCGAGTCGATCACGTTCTCGTTCGTGGCCAGGGTGCCCGGCGCGTTCCTCTACCACTGCGGCACGCCGCCGGTGCTGCTGCACATCGGCAACGGCATGTACGGCGCGATCATCGTCGACCCGGCCACGCCGCTGCCGCCTGCGCAGGAGAGCTACGTGCTGGTGCAGGGCGAGTGGTACACCCAGCAGGTGTCAGGCAAGCTGATGGCCGGCAACTACGAGAAGATGCAGGCGATGCAGCCGGACGAGGTGGTGTTCAACGGCGCAGCGTTCCAGTACCGCGACCACCCGCTCACCGCCAAGCCCGGCGACCGGGTGCGCCTGTACGTGGTCAACGCCGGCCCCAGCCTGTGGAGCGCATTCCACGTGATCGGTGCGATCTTCGACAAGGTGTATCCCGGCGGCAACCCGGCACAGGCCATCGACGGCGTCTCGACCTACTCCGTCGGTCCCGGCGAGGGTGCGGTATTCGACCTGACGCTGGACGAGGCCGGCCACTACCCGTTCGTCGACCACGCCATGGCGCACATGCAGCTGGGCGCGCAAGGCGTGTTGCTGGTGGGCGGCCCGAACGAGACGGCAGCCAAACCGCCGGTGAGCAAGGCGCCGGTCGTCGCCGCACCCGCCGCGCCGCCGCCGGCTGCCAGCGGTCCGTACCAGTTCGACCCGGCCCGCGGCGCTTCGCTGTACGCCACCAACTGCGCGGCCTGCCACCAGGCCACCGGCCTGGGCCTGCCCGGTGCATTCCCGCCGCTGAAGGACAACCCGGTGGTGCAGGATGCCGACCCCACCAAGCACATCGAGGTGATCCTGAAGGGTCTGCAGGGCCAGGTGATCAACGGCACCAGCTATCCCACCGCGATGCCGCCGTTTGCCGCTGCACTGAACGACGCCGACATCGCCGACATCGCCAACCACGAGCGCAGCTCATGGGGCAACCAGGGCAAGCCGGTCACCGCCGAGCAGGTGAAGGCGGTACGCGGCAGCGCGAAGTGA
- a CDS encoding autotransporter outer membrane beta-barrel domain-containing protein, producing MLRSRHLAGAIATALLFSTAAAATDFSNVIVFGDSLSDGGNISLATAPAIQPPLRFTTNPGTTTAENVAAKLGFTLAPSAVGGTDFAWGGAGFVNNVAPVPTIPQQLQMYLGATGGHADGNALYQVWGGANDIFYLSSALTDPNAIAAGAVNAAQTEVHMLGSLQAAGARYVVVYNLPDLGKTPSAAAGGAAAQAGASQLAVLYNGVLNSGLGQLSSNGLNIIPVNTFALLNEVIANPSAYGFSNVTTPACGAGSSSVQCGPQGSGLPYTYAPGTDQTYLFADGVHPTTAAHAMLSQYVLSVIHAPEQISLLGEAPLAASTAQNRVMREQMLTTGKDGDVRTFVNIDYAKQRFDATSHSPRTNSDNFNFTLGANFFAGEHVTAGVALGIGQHNADFSGGGGYKLQDVSGLGYVGYHNGGGYVGGYVNFGQSNFKDIERRLSIGTMQRTESGKTDGSHLGGGATGGWWFNLNDELQTGPFATIDWQTVKVSGYNENGNDSSAMWFGRQQRDSLLGTLGWRLRGQWQVNNLLMSPYVELAWNHDSKADPRLVSAGLNSMNGSFALTGFSPDQSWGTATLGLSAQLTPSVQSWIGYSGRFSDNSQKYNSVNMGVRISL from the coding sequence ATGCTTCGTTCCCGCCATCTGGCCGGTGCCATCGCCACCGCCCTGCTGTTCAGCACGGCTGCTGCCGCCACCGACTTCAGCAACGTCATCGTGTTCGGCGACAGCCTCAGCGACGGCGGCAACATCTCGCTGGCCACCGCGCCCGCGATCCAGCCGCCGCTGCGCTTCACCACCAACCCGGGCACCACCACCGCGGAGAATGTCGCGGCGAAGCTCGGCTTCACGCTGGCCCCGTCCGCCGTCGGCGGTACCGATTTCGCCTGGGGCGGCGCCGGCTTCGTCAACAACGTGGCCCCGGTGCCGACCATTCCGCAGCAGCTGCAGATGTACCTCGGCGCGACCGGCGGCCATGCCGACGGCAACGCCCTGTACCAGGTCTGGGGCGGCGCGAACGACATCTTCTACCTGAGCAGCGCGCTGACCGATCCGAACGCGATCGCCGCTGGCGCGGTCAACGCGGCGCAGACCGAGGTCCACATGCTCGGCAGCCTGCAGGCCGCCGGCGCCAGGTACGTGGTGGTCTACAACCTGCCCGACCTCGGCAAGACGCCCTCGGCCGCGGCCGGCGGCGCCGCCGCGCAGGCCGGCGCCAGCCAGCTTGCCGTGCTCTACAACGGCGTGCTCAACAGCGGGCTCGGGCAACTCAGCAGCAACGGCCTGAACATCATTCCGGTGAACACCTTCGCCCTGCTCAACGAGGTGATCGCCAATCCGTCCGCCTACGGCTTCAGCAACGTGACCACGCCGGCCTGCGGCGCCGGTTCCAGTTCGGTGCAGTGCGGCCCGCAGGGCTCGGGCCTGCCGTACACGTATGCACCGGGCACCGACCAGACCTACCTGTTTGCTGACGGCGTGCACCCGACCACCGCCGCCCACGCGATGCTCAGCCAGTACGTGCTGTCGGTGATCCACGCGCCGGAACAGATCTCGCTGCTCGGCGAAGCGCCGCTGGCGGCCAGTACCGCGCAGAACCGCGTCATGCGCGAGCAGATGCTGACCACCGGCAAGGATGGCGATGTGCGCACCTTCGTCAACATTGATTACGCGAAGCAGCGCTTCGACGCCACCAGCCATTCCCCGCGCACCAACAGCGACAATTTCAACTTCACCCTGGGCGCGAACTTCTTCGCCGGCGAACACGTCACCGCCGGCGTGGCGCTCGGCATCGGCCAGCACAACGCCGATTTTTCCGGTGGCGGCGGCTACAAACTGCAGGACGTCAGCGGCCTGGGCTATGTCGGCTACCACAACGGCGGTGGCTACGTGGGCGGCTACGTCAACTTCGGCCAGTCCAACTTCAAGGACATCGAGCGCCGCCTGAGCATCGGCACCATGCAGCGTACCGAAAGCGGCAAGACCGACGGCTCGCACCTGGGTGGCGGCGCCACCGGCGGCTGGTGGTTCAACCTCAACGACGAGCTGCAGACCGGGCCATTCGCCACCATCGACTGGCAGACCGTGAAGGTCAGCGGCTACAACGAGAACGGCAACGACAGCAGCGCGATGTGGTTCGGCCGGCAGCAGCGCGACTCGCTGCTGGGCACGCTGGGCTGGCGCCTGCGCGGCCAGTGGCAGGTCAACAACCTGCTGATGTCGCCCTACGTCGAACTGGCCTGGAACCACGACAGCAAGGCCGACCCGCGCCTGGTCAGCGCCGGCCTGAACAGCATGAACGGCAGCTTCGCCCTGACCGGCTTCAGCCCGGACCAGAGCTGGGGCACTGCAACGCTCGGCCTGTCCGCCCAGCTCACCCCGAGCGTGCAGAGCTGGATCGGCTACAGCGGGCGTTTCAGCGACAACAGCCAGAAGTACAACAGCGTCAACATGGGCGTGCGGATCAGCCTCTGA